In Mycobacterium tuberculosis H37Rv, a single window of DNA contains:
- a CDS encoding nitrogen fixation related protein, whose translation MTLRLEQIYQDVILDHYKHPQHRGLREPFGAQVYHVNPICGDEVTLRVALSEDGTRVTDVSYDGQGCSISQAATSVLTEQVIGQRVPRALNIVDAFTEMVSSRGTVPGDEDVLGDGVAFAGVAKYPARVKCALLGWMAFKDALAQASEAFEEVTDERNQRTG comes from the coding sequence GTGACGTTGCGTCTGGAGCAGATCTATCAGGACGTGATCCTCGATCACTACAAGCATCCGCAGCATCGGGGGCTGCGGGAGCCGTTCGGCGCCCAGGTGTATCACGTGAACCCGATCTGCGGCGACGAGGTCACGCTGCGGGTCGCGTTGTCCGAGGACGGCACCAGGGTCACCGACGTTTCCTATGACGGACAAGGCTGTTCGATCAGCCAGGCCGCGACCTCGGTGCTCACCGAACAGGTAATCGGACAACGCGTGCCGCGGGCGCTGAACATCGTCGACGCCTTCACCGAAATGGTGTCCTCCCGCGGGACCGTGCCAGGCGACGAGGACGTCTTAGGCGATGGGGTCGCGTTCGCCGGGGTGGCCAAATACCCGGCCCGGGTGAAATGCGCGCTGCTCGGATGGATGGCGTTCAAAGATGCGCTGGCCCAAGCCAGCGAAGCCTTCGAGGAGGTTACAGATGAGCGAAACCAGCGCACCGGCTGA
- the fadE15 gene encoding acyl-CoA dehydrogenase — protein sequence MGHYIANVRDLEFNLLEVLDIGAVLGTGRYSDLDVDTVRTILAEAARLAEGPIAESFGYADRNPPVFDPNTHSISVPDELAKTVQAIKEAGWWRLGLAEEIGGMPAPPPLAWAVNEMIYCANPSACFFNLGPVLAQSLYIEGNDEQRRWAAEGVQRGWQATMVLTEPDAGSDVGAGRTKAFEQPDGTWHIEGVKRFISGGDVGNTAENIFHLVLARPEGAGPGTKGLSLFYVPNYLFDPDTFELGARNGVYVTGLEHKMGLKSSPTCELTFGGADVPAVGYLVGGVHNGIAQMFTVIEHARMTIGVKSAGTLSTGYLNALAFAKERVQGADLTQMTDKTAPRVTIMHHPDVRRSLMTQKAYAEGLRALYLYAAAHQDDAVAQRVSGADHDMAHRVDDLLLPIVKGVGSERAYEILTESLQTLGGSGFLVDYPLEQYIRDAKIDSLYEGTTAIQALDFFFRKIVRDHGKALQFVLAQVTHTVENIDPSLKPQAELLRTALDDITAMTGALTGYLMSAAQHSSDIYKVGLGSVRYLLAVGDLLIGWRLLVLAGVAHAALADGPSQNDEAFYRGKIAVAAFFAKNMLPKLTGVRSVIENIDDDIMRVPEDAF from the coding sequence TTGGGACACTACATCGCCAATGTCCGCGATCTCGAGTTCAACCTGCTCGAAGTCCTTGATATCGGCGCGGTCCTGGGCACCGGACGCTACAGCGATCTGGACGTCGACACGGTCCGCACCATCTTGGCCGAAGCGGCGCGGCTGGCCGAGGGTCCGATCGCCGAATCCTTCGGCTACGCCGACCGCAACCCACCGGTCTTCGACCCGAACACCCACTCCATCAGCGTGCCCGACGAGTTGGCCAAGACAGTGCAGGCAATCAAGGAGGCCGGCTGGTGGCGGCTGGGCCTGGCCGAGGAGATCGGTGGCATGCCAGCGCCGCCGCCGCTGGCATGGGCCGTCAACGAAATGATCTACTGCGCCAACCCGTCGGCGTGCTTTTTCAACCTGGGCCCGGTGCTGGCCCAGTCCCTTTACATCGAGGGCAATGATGAGCAACGCAGGTGGGCGGCCGAGGGCGTGCAGCGCGGCTGGCAGGCCACCATGGTGCTCACCGAGCCCGACGCCGGTTCCGATGTCGGCGCGGGTCGAACCAAAGCGTTCGAACAACCCGACGGCACCTGGCACATCGAGGGCGTCAAGCGGTTCATCTCCGGTGGGGATGTCGGCAATACCGCGGAGAACATCTTCCATTTGGTGTTGGCCCGACCTGAGGGCGCCGGCCCAGGCACCAAGGGGTTGAGCCTGTTCTACGTTCCCAACTACCTCTTCGACCCCGATACGTTCGAGCTCGGCGCCCGCAACGGCGTCTACGTGACCGGCCTGGAACACAAGATGGGCTTAAAGTCCTCTCCGACATGCGAATTGACGTTCGGCGGTGCCGACGTGCCCGCCGTTGGCTATCTGGTCGGCGGCGTGCACAACGGGATTGCGCAGATGTTCACGGTGATTGAGCATGCTCGCATGACCATCGGAGTTAAGTCCGCCGGCACATTGTCGACGGGCTATCTCAACGCACTCGCCTTCGCCAAGGAGCGGGTGCAGGGCGCGGATCTGACCCAGATGACGGATAAGACGGCGCCGCGGGTCACAATCATGCACCACCCCGACGTGCGGCGCAGCCTGATGACCCAAAAGGCCTATGCCGAAGGCCTGCGGGCGCTGTACCTGTATGCCGCTGCTCACCAGGACGACGCTGTGGCCCAACGGGTTTCGGGTGCCGATCACGACATGGCGCACCGCGTGGACGATCTGCTGCTGCCCATCGTCAAGGGCGTGGGTTCAGAACGCGCCTACGAAATCCTCACCGAGTCGCTGCAGACGCTGGGCGGCTCGGGCTTTCTGGTCGACTATCCCCTCGAGCAGTACATCCGTGACGCCAAGATCGATTCCCTCTACGAGGGCACCACGGCGATCCAGGCACTGGACTTCTTCTTCCGCAAGATCGTGCGCGATCACGGCAAGGCTTTGCAATTTGTGCTGGCTCAGGTCACCCACACCGTCGAGAACATTGACCCGTCGCTAAAACCGCAAGCCGAGCTGCTGCGCACCGCGCTCGACGACATCACGGCAATGACGGGCGCGCTGACCGGGTACCTGATGTCCGCCGCGCAGCACTCCAGCGACATCTACAAGGTGGGGCTCGGATCCGTGCGCTATTTGCTCGCCGTGGGCGACTTGCTCATCGGCTGGCGGCTGCTCGTGCTGGCCGGGGTCGCACACGCCGCACTGGCCGACGGGCCATCGCAGAACGATGAAGCGTTCTATCGGGGCAAGATCGCGGTCGCGGCGTTCTTTGCGAAGAACATGCTGCCGAAACTGACCGGGGTGCGCAGTGTCATCGAAAACATCGACGACGACATCATGCGCGTGCCCGAAGACGCCTTCTGA
- the PE_PGRS29 gene encoding PE-PGRS family protein PE_PGRS29 (Member of the Mycobacterium tuberculosis PE family, PGRS subfamily of ala-, gly-rich proteins), whose translation MSFVVANTEFVSGAAGNLARLGSMISAANSAAAAQTTAVAAAGADEVSAAVAALFGAHGQTYQVLSAQAAAFHSQFVQALSGGAQAYAAAEATNFGPLQPLFDVINAPTLALLNRPLIGNGADGTAANPNGQAGGLLIGNGGNGFSPAAGPGGNGGAAGLLGHGGNGGVGALGANGGAGGTGGWLFGNGGAGGNSGGGGGAGGIGGSAVLFGAGGAGGISPNGMGAGGSGGNGGLFFGNGGAGASSFLGGGGAGGRAFLFGDGGAGGAALSAGSAGRGGDAGFFYGNGGAGGSGAGGASSAHGGAGGQAGLFGNGGEGGDGGALGGNGGNGGNAQLIGNGGDGGDGGGAGAPGLGGRGGLLLGLPGANGT comes from the coding sequence ATGTCGTTCGTGGTCGCGAATACGGAGTTCGTGTCGGGAGCGGCGGGGAATCTCGCGCGCCTCGGTTCGATGATTAGCGCGGCCAACTCGGCCGCGGCGGCCCAGACGACCGCTGTCGCGGCCGCAGGCGCCGATGAGGTGTCGGCGGCGGTCGCGGCGTTGTTCGGCGCGCACGGCCAGACCTATCAGGTGCTCAGCGCCCAAGCCGCGGCGTTTCACAGCCAGTTCGTGCAAGCCCTGTCCGGCGGCGCGCAGGCGTACGCCGCCGCGGAGGCCACCAACTTTGGCCCCTTGCAGCCGCTATTCGACGTCATCAACGCGCCCACCCTGGCGCTGTTGAACCGTCCGCTGATCGGCAACGGCGCCGATGGGACCGCGGCGAACCCCAACGGCCAGGCCGGCGGACTCCTGATCGGCAATGGCGGCAACGGCTTCTCGCCCGCTGCCGGCCCCGGCGGCAACGGCGGCGCCGCCGGACTGCTGGGCCACGGCGGCAACGGCGGCGTGGGCGCCCTGGGCGCCAACGGCGGCGCCGGCGGCACCGGCGGGTGGCTGTTCGGCAACGGCGGGGCCGGCGGCAATAGCGGCGGTGGCGGCGGTGCCGGCGGCATCGGCGGCTCCGCCGTGCTCTTCGGGGCCGGCGGCGCGGGTGGCATCAGCCCCAACGGCATGGGAGCCGGTGGCTCTGGAGGCAACGGCGGGCTGTTTTTTGGCAACGGCGGTGCTGGCGCCAGCAGCTTCCTCGGCGGAGGTGGCGCCGGCGGCAGGGCCTTCCTGTTCGGCGACGGTGGTGCCGGCGGGGCAGCCCTATCCGCGGGTAGCGCTGGGCGTGGCGGCGATGCCGGGTTCTTCTATGGCAACGGCGGCGCCGGCGGCAGCGGAGCCGGGGGGGCATCGAGCGCCCACGGCGGGGCCGGCGGCCAGGCCGGGTTGTTCGGCAACGGCGGGGAAGGCGGCGATGGCGGCGCGTTGGGCGGCAACGGCGGCAACGGTGGCAACGCCCAGCTGATCGGTAACGGCGGTGACGGCGGCGACGGCGGCGGGGCCGGCGCCCCCGGGCTCGGCGGCAGGGGCGGGCTGCTGCTCGGCCTGCCCGGCGCGAACGGAACATAG
- the ctpD gene encoding cobalt/nickel-exporting P-type ATPase (P-type; cation transporter ATPase CtpD) — protein sequence MTLTACEVTAAEAPFDRVSKTIPHPLSWGAALWSVVSVRWATVALLLFLAGLVAQLNGAPEAMWWTLYLACYLAGGWGSAWAGAQALRNKALDVDLLMIAAAVGAVAIGQIFDGALLIVIFATSGALDDIATRHTAESVKGLLDLAPDQAVVVQGDGSERVVAASELVVGDRVVVRPGDRIPADGAVLSGASDVDQRSITGESMPVAKARGDEVFAGTVNGSGVLHLVVTRDPSQTVVARIVELVADASATKAKTQLFIEKIEQRYSLGMVAATLALIVIPLMFGADLRPVLLRAMTFMIVASPCAVVLATMPPLLSAIANAGRHGVLVKSAVVVERLADTSIVALDKTGTLTRGIPRLASVAPLDPNVVDARRLLQLAAAAEQSSEHPLGRAIVAEARRRGIAIPPAKDFRAVPGCGVHALVGNDFVEIASPQSYRGAPLAELAPLLSAGATAAIVLLDGVAIGVLGLTDQLRPDAVESVAAMAALTAAPPVLLTGDNGRAAWRVARNAGITDVRAALLPEQKVEVVRNLQAGGHQVLLVGDGVNDAPAMAAARAAVAMGAGADLTLQTADGVTIRDELHTIPTIIGLARQARRVVTVNLAIAATFIAVLVLWDLFGQLPLPLGVVGHEGSTVLVALNGMRLLTNRSWRAAASAAR from the coding sequence ATGACCTTGACCGCTTGTGAAGTAACTGCCGCGGAGGCTCCTTTCGACCGCGTTTCAAAGACCATTCCCCACCCATTGAGCTGGGGAGCCGCGCTGTGGTCGGTAGTCTCCGTGCGCTGGGCCACCGTGGCGCTGCTGCTGTTTCTCGCCGGACTAGTGGCGCAACTGAACGGTGCTCCCGAGGCCATGTGGTGGACGCTTTACCTGGCCTGTTATCTGGCCGGCGGCTGGGGCTCGGCATGGGCGGGCGCACAAGCGTTGCGGAACAAGGCACTTGATGTGGATCTGCTGATGATTGCCGCGGCGGTCGGAGCGGTCGCGATTGGGCAGATCTTCGACGGCGCGCTGCTGATCGTGATCTTCGCCACGTCCGGTGCGCTGGATGACATTGCCACCAGACACACCGCGGAATCGGTCAAAGGCCTGCTGGACCTCGCGCCGGATCAGGCGGTGGTGGTCCAGGGCGACGGCAGCGAACGGGTGGTGGCGGCCAGCGAGCTGGTGGTGGGGGACCGGGTGGTGGTGCGGCCGGGGGACCGGATACCCGCAGACGGTGCGGTGCTGTCGGGGGCTAGCGACGTCGACCAACGCTCGATCACCGGTGAATCGATGCCGGTGGCCAAGGCCCGCGGTGACGAGGTGTTCGCCGGCACCGTGAACGGATCGGGTGTATTGCATCTGGTGGTCACCCGTGACCCGAGCCAGACCGTGGTAGCCCGCATCGTCGAACTGGTCGCCGACGCTTCGGCGACGAAGGCCAAAACCCAACTGTTCATTGAGAAAATCGAGCAACGCTACTCCCTGGGCATGGTCGCGGCCACCCTTGCCCTCATCGTTATTCCGCTGATGTTCGGCGCCGACCTGCGGCCGGTGCTGCTGCGCGCCATGACCTTCATGATCGTGGCATCGCCATGCGCGGTGGTGCTGGCCACCATGCCGCCGCTGCTTTCGGCGATCGCCAACGCAGGCCGTCATGGGGTGCTGGTCAAATCCGCGGTGGTCGTCGAACGCCTGGCCGATACCAGCATCGTCGCTTTGGACAAGACCGGTACGCTGACCCGTGGCATCCCGCGACTGGCTTCCGTCGCACCGCTGGACCCCAACGTGGTCGATGCCCGGCGATTGTTGCAATTGGCAGCTGCCGCAGAACAATCCAGCGAGCACCCGCTTGGCCGGGCGATCGTCGCGGAAGCTCGTCGGCGTGGTATCGCCATACCGCCCGCCAAGGACTTCCGCGCGGTCCCGGGCTGCGGGGTCCACGCCCTGGTGGGCAACGATTTCGTCGAGATCGCCAGCCCGCAAAGCTACCGCGGTGCACCGCTAGCAGAGCTGGCGCCGCTCCTTTCTGCCGGCGCCACTGCCGCCATCGTCTTGTTGGATGGAGTTGCCATCGGTGTGCTCGGGCTCACCGATCAGCTTCGTCCGGATGCCGTGGAGTCCGTCGCGGCGATGGCTGCATTGACCGCCGCACCACCGGTGCTGCTCACGGGTGACAACGGGCGAGCGGCTTGGCGGGTCGCTCGGAACGCCGGGATCACCGATGTGCGAGCCGCATTGCTGCCCGAGCAGAAGGTTGAAGTCGTGCGCAACCTGCAGGCCGGTGGTCACCAGGTGCTGCTCGTCGGCGACGGCGTCAACGACGCTCCCGCCATGGCCGCCGCCCGCGCCGCTGTCGCCATGGGCGCCGGCGCCGATCTGACCCTACAGACCGCAGACGGGGTGACCATACGGGACGAACTGCACACCATCCCGACGATCATCGGGTTGGCACGGCAGGCGCGCCGGGTGGTCACCGTCAACCTGGCCATCGCGGCCACCTTCATCGCCGTCCTGGTGCTGTGGGACCTTTTTGGGCAGCTGCCGCTGCCACTGGGTGTGGTGGGTCACGAAGGGTCCACTGTGCTGGTGGCCCTCAACGGCATGCGGCTATTGACCAACCGGTCGTGGCGGGCCGCGGCTTCGGCTGCGCGTTAG
- the trxA gene encoding thioredoxin TrxA — protein sequence MTTRDLTAAYFQQTISANSNVLVYFWAPLCAPCDLFTPTYEASSRKHFDVVHGKVNIETEKDLASIAGVKLLPTLMAFKKGKLVFKQAGIANPAIMDNLVQQLRAYTFKSPAGEGIGPGTKTSS from the coding sequence GTGACCACTCGAGACCTCACGGCGGCGTATTTCCAACAGACCATCTCCGCCAACAGCAACGTGCTTGTGTACTTTTGGGCACCGCTGTGCGCCCCGTGCGACCTGTTCACACCGACCTACGAGGCGTCGTCGCGGAAACACTTTGACGTCGTGCATGGCAAAGTCAACATCGAAACCGAGAAAGATCTGGCCTCGATCGCCGGGGTCAAGTTGTTGCCCACGCTGATGGCCTTCAAGAAAGGCAAGCTGGTCTTCAAACAAGCCGGCATCGCCAATCCCGCGATCATGGACAATCTGGTGCAACAACTCCGGGCATACACCTTCAAGTCCCCGGCCGGCGAAGGTATCGGCCCTGGAACAAAGACTTCATCCTGA
- the trxB1 gene encoding thioredoxin, whose protein sequence is MTTRDLTAAQFNETIQSSDMVLVDYWASWCGPCRAFAPTFAESSEKHPDVVHAKVDTEAERELAAAAQIRSIPTIMAFKNGKLLFNQAGALPPAALESLVQQLKAYEVEAGEATTQNGRAQQA, encoded by the coding sequence GTGACTACCCGAGACCTCACTGCCGCACAGTTCAACGAAACCATCCAAAGCAGCGACATGGTGCTCGTCGATTATTGGGCCTCCTGGTGCGGCCCGTGCCGCGCGTTCGCGCCGACCTTTGCCGAGTCGTCGGAAAAACACCCCGACGTGGTGCACGCCAAGGTCGACACCGAAGCCGAACGAGAGCTTGCAGCGGCCGCTCAGATCCGATCCATCCCCACGATCATGGCCTTCAAGAACGGCAAGTTGTTGTTCAACCAGGCCGGCGCGCTGCCGCCGGCAGCATTGGAGAGCCTGGTGCAGCAGCTCAAGGCCTACGAGGTGGAGGCCGGCGAAGCCACCACCCAGAACGGGCGAGCCCAACAAGCCTGA
- the echA12 gene encoding enoyl-CoA hydratase EchA12 (enoyl hydrase (unsaturated acyl-CoA hydratase) (crotonase)) produces MPHRCAAQVVAGYRSTVSLVLVEHPRPEIAQITLNRPERMNSMAFDVMVPLKEALAQVSYDNSVRVVVLTGAGRGFSPGADHKSAGVVPHVENLTRPTYALRSMELLDDVILMLRRLHQPVIAAVNGPAIGGGLCLALAADIRVASSSAYFRAAGINNGLTASELGLSYLLPRAIGSSRAFEIMLTGRDVSAEEAERIGLVSRQVPDEQLLDACYAIAARMAGFSRPGIELTKRTLWSGLDAASLEAHMQAEGLGQLFVRLLTANFEEAVAARAEQRAPVFTDDT; encoded by the coding sequence GTGCCCCACCGCTGCGCGGCGCAAGTCGTCGCCGGGTACCGTTCAACGGTGAGTTTGGTCCTCGTCGAACACCCGCGGCCCGAGATCGCGCAGATTACCCTCAACCGGCCGGAGCGGATGAACTCCATGGCATTCGATGTCATGGTGCCGCTCAAAGAGGCCTTAGCGCAGGTCAGCTACGACAACTCGGTGCGGGTGGTGGTGCTGACCGGCGCGGGTCGAGGGTTTTCTCCGGGTGCGGATCACAAGTCGGCGGGGGTGGTGCCGCACGTCGAGAACTTGACTCGGCCCACCTACGCGCTGCGTTCGATGGAGCTCCTCGATGACGTCATCTTAATGCTGCGACGGCTGCACCAGCCGGTGATCGCCGCGGTCAACGGCCCCGCCATCGGTGGTGGGCTGTGCCTGGCACTGGCTGCAGACATTCGGGTGGCCTCGAGTAGCGCCTACTTCCGGGCCGCCGGTATCAACAACGGGCTGACCGCCAGCGAATTGGGGCTGAGCTACCTGTTGCCCAGGGCCATTGGATCCTCACGTGCGTTCGAGATCATGTTGACCGGTCGCGACGTCAGCGCCGAGGAAGCCGAGAGGATCGGGCTGGTATCCCGTCAGGTACCCGATGAACAGCTGCTAGATGCCTGCTACGCGATCGCCGCACGGATGGCGGGATTCTCGCGGCCGGGAATTGAGTTGACCAAACGTACGCTGTGGAGTGGACTGGACGCCGCCAGTCTGGAGGCGCACATGCAGGCCGAGGGCTTGGGGCAGCTCTTCGTCCGGCTGCTCACCGCCAACTTCGAAGAAGCGGTTGCCGCACGGGCCGAGCAGCGGGCGCCGGTGTTCACCGATGACACGTAA
- a CDS encoding macrolide ABC transporter ATP-binding protein, with translation MITATDLEVRAGARILLAPDGPDLRVQPGDRIGLVGRNGAGKTTTLRILAGEVEPYAGSVTRAGEIGYLPQDPKVGDLDVLARDRVLSARGLDVLLTDLEKQQALMAEVADEDERDRAIRRYGQLEERFVALGGYGAESEAGRICASLGLPERVLTQRLRTLSGGQRRRVELARILFAASESGAGNSTTLLLDEPTNHLDADSLGWLRDFLRLHTGGLVVISHNVDLVADVVNKVWFLDAVRGQVDVYNMGWQRYVDARATDEQRRIRERANAERKAAALRAQAAKLGAKATKAVAAQNMLRRADRMMAALDEERVADKVARIKFPTPAACGRTPLVANGLGKTYGSLEVFTGVDLAIDRGSRVVILGLNGAGKTTLLRLLAGVEQPDTGVLEPGYGLRIGYFAQEHDTLDNDATVWENVRHAAPDAGEQDLRGLLGAFMFTGPQLEQPAGTLSGGEKTRLALAGLVASTANVLLLDEPTNNLDPASREQVLDALRSYRGAVVLVTHDPGAAAALGPQRVVLLPDGTEDYWSDEYRDLIELA, from the coding sequence GTGATCACAGCTACGGACCTCGAGGTCCGCGCTGGCGCGCGCATCCTGCTCGCACCCGACGGCCCCGACCTGCGTGTGCAGCCCGGCGATCGTATCGGGCTGGTCGGACGTAACGGTGCCGGCAAGACCACCACGCTGCGCATTCTGGCGGGGGAGGTCGAACCCTATGCCGGGTCGGTTACCCGTGCCGGCGAAATCGGCTACCTGCCACAGGATCCCAAAGTTGGCGATCTCGACGTGCTGGCCCGTGACCGGGTGCTGTCCGCCCGCGGACTGGACGTCCTGCTCACTGATCTGGAGAAGCAGCAGGCGTTGATGGCCGAGGTCGCCGACGAGGACGAGCGTGACCGCGCCATCCGCCGTTACGGTCAGCTCGAGGAGCGATTCGTCGCGCTGGGCGGCTATGGCGCCGAAAGCGAAGCCGGCCGCATCTGCGCCAGCCTAGGCTTGCCCGAGCGGGTGCTGACCCAGCGGCTGCGTACCCTTTCCGGAGGTCAGCGCCGCCGGGTGGAACTAGCCCGCATTTTGTTCGCCGCGTCCGAGAGTGGCGCTGGAAATTCCACCACCTTGTTGCTCGACGAGCCGACTAACCACCTCGACGCTGATTCGCTGGGCTGGCTGCGGGACTTCCTGCGCTTGCATACGGGCGGGCTGGTGGTCATCAGCCACAACGTGGACCTGGTGGCCGATGTCGTCAATAAAGTGTGGTTCCTGGATGCCGTGCGCGGCCAGGTCGATGTTTACAACATGGGCTGGCAGCGCTACGTCGACGCTCGGGCCACCGACGAGCAACGTCGCATCCGGGAACGCGCTAACGCCGAACGCAAGGCGGCCGCGCTGCGTGCACAGGCCGCCAAGTTGGGCGCCAAGGCCACCAAAGCCGTTGCGGCCCAGAACATGTTGCGCCGCGCCGATCGGATGATGGCCGCACTCGACGAGGAGCGAGTCGCCGACAAGGTGGCCCGGATCAAGTTCCCCACCCCGGCGGCGTGTGGACGCACACCGCTGGTGGCCAACGGTCTGGGCAAGACGTATGGCTCGCTGGAAGTCTTCACCGGTGTCGACTTGGCCATCGACCGCGGCTCGCGGGTGGTCATACTCGGACTCAACGGTGCCGGCAAGACCACGCTGCTGCGATTGCTGGCCGGTGTCGAGCAGCCCGACACCGGAGTGCTGGAACCCGGATACGGTTTACGGATCGGCTATTTCGCGCAGGAGCACGACACGCTCGACAACGATGCCACCGTTTGGGAGAACGTCCGGCACGCGGCACCGGATGCCGGCGAACAGGACCTGCGCGGCCTGCTGGGTGCGTTCATGTTCACCGGTCCGCAGCTCGAGCAGCCGGCCGGCACGCTCTCCGGCGGTGAGAAGACCCGGCTCGCGCTGGCCGGCTTGGTGGCCTCCACCGCGAATGTGCTGCTGCTCGATGAACCGACCAACAATCTCGATCCGGCCTCGCGCGAGCAGGTGCTCGACGCGCTGCGCAGCTACCGAGGTGCGGTGGTGCTGGTGACGCATGATCCCGGGGCGGCCGCGGCGCTCGGTCCCCAACGGGTGGTGCTGTTGCCCGACGGCACCGAGGACTACTGGTCCGACGAGTATCGAGATCTCATCGAGCTGGCCTGA
- a CDS encoding transcriptional regulator codes for MRKSKKTRDQLLRELRNAYEGGASIRNLAATTGRSYGSIHSMLRESGTTMRGRGGPNRRSRPR; via the coding sequence ATGCGGAAGTCAAAGAAGACGCGCGATCAGCTGCTGCGCGAGTTGCGCAACGCCTACGAGGGCGGGGCCAGTATCCGCAACCTGGCGGCCACCACCGGCCGGTCGTACGGATCTATTCACAGCATGCTGCGCGAGTCAGGCACCACGATGCGCGGCCGCGGCGGCCCCAATCGCCGTTCCCGGCCGCGTTGA
- a CDS encoding transcriptional regulator → MPKVSEDHLAARRRQILDGARRCFAEYGYDKATVRRLEQAIGMSRGAIFHHFRDKDALFFALAREDTERMAAVASREGLIGVMRDMLAAPDQFDWLATRLEIARKLRNDPDFSRGWAERSAELAAATTDRLRRQKQANRVRDDVPSDVLRCYLDLVLDGLLARLASGEDPQRLAAVLDLVENSVRRS, encoded by the coding sequence GTGCCCAAGGTCAGCGAGGACCATCTGGCGGCTCGCCGCCGTCAGATCCTCGACGGTGCGCGCCGTTGCTTTGCCGAATACGGCTATGACAAGGCCACGGTCCGGCGCCTGGAACAGGCAATCGGGATGTCGCGCGGTGCGATCTTTCACCACTTCCGCGACAAGGACGCGCTGTTTTTCGCGCTGGCGCGCGAGGATACCGAGCGAATGGCGGCTGTAGCATCCCGCGAAGGCCTCATCGGTGTGATGCGCGACATGCTTGCCGCGCCCGACCAGTTCGACTGGCTGGCCACCAGGTTGGAGATCGCACGCAAGCTGCGCAACGACCCTGACTTCAGCCGCGGCTGGGCGGAGCGCTCCGCGGAATTGGCGGCGGCGACCACCGATCGGCTGCGCCGGCAAAAGCAGGCTAACCGAGTGCGTGACGATGTGCCTAGCGACGTTTTGCGGTGCTACCTGGACCTGGTGCTCGACGGATTGCTGGCCCGGCTGGCCTCCGGCGAAGACCCGCAGCGGCTAGCCGCCGTCCTCGACCTGGTGGAGAACTCGGTGCGTCGGTCTTGA